From Parasteatoda tepidariorum isolate YZ-2023 chromosome 1, CAS_Ptep_4.0, whole genome shotgun sequence, one genomic window encodes:
- the LOC107436267 gene encoding general transcription factor II-I repeat domain-containing protein 2A-like has protein sequence MDESTDINDTAQLVLFIRGINENLEITEELAYMRSLKGNTTGCDIFREFQEGLLTLKVPITKLYNITNDGAPNMTGKKSGFLGLFNQNYPGNKVIFLHCVIHQDALCKSALNMKPVLDAVVKLVNTIRSRGLTHRQFRDFLQSVQSEYSDVLYYTKVRWLSAGCVFEPVWQLKDDIMSFFHEKQCLAECEILEDTEWLSDFAFFTDLLCHMNNLNVKMQGKNQFIDDIWTHLKAFKLKLNLFAG, from the coding sequence ATGGATGAAAGTACTGATATAAATGATACTGCTcagttagttttatttataagaggTATTAATGAGAACTTAGAAATTACCGAGGAACTGGCGTACATGCGTTCTTTAAAGGGAAATACAACGGGATGTGATATTTTTCGTGAGTTTCAGGAAGGGCTTTTAACTTTGAAAGTGCccataacaaaattatataatattacgaATGATGGTGCACCAAATATGACaggaaaaaaatctggattCCTTGGACTCTTTAATCAGAACTATCCCGggaataaagttatttttctacattGTGTTATACATCAAGATGCTCTGTGTAAATCTGCATTGAATATGAAGCCCGTGCTTGATGCAGTAGTAAAGCTTGTTAATACTATTCGATCTCGTGGGCTTACTCACAGGCAATTCCGAGATTTTCTTCAGTCTGTGCAATCTGAATACTCTGATGTATTGTATTACACGAAAGTAAGGTGGCTTAGTGCAGGATGTGTTTTCGAGCCAGTTTGGCAGCTGAAAGACGACATCATGTCGTTCTTCCATGAGAAACAATGTTTAGCAGAGTGCGAAATATTGGAAGATACAGAATGGCTTTCAGACTTTGCATTTTTCACGGATCTTCTTTGTCATATGAACAACTTGAATGTTAAGATGCAAGGGAAAAATCAATTCATTGATGATATCTGGACCCACCTAAAAGCTTTTAAACTGAAGCTCAATTTGTTTGCTGGGTAG